A section of the Felis catus isolate Fca126 chromosome B2, F.catus_Fca126_mat1.0, whole genome shotgun sequence genome encodes:
- the NRSN1 gene encoding neurensin-1 isoform X2: MSSCSNICGTKQAQAAPEGGHQRYGVRSYLHQFYEDCTTSIWEYEDDFQIQRSPNRWSSVFWKVGLISGTVFVILGLTVLAAGFLVPPKIEAFGEADFVVVDTHAVQFNSALDVCKLAGAVLFCLGGTSMAGCLLMSVFAKSYSQEEKFLQQKFKERIADIKAHAQPITKAPGPGETKIPVTLSRVQNVQPVAAT, translated from the exons ATGAGTTCTTGCAGCAACATCTGTGGCACCAAGCAAGCACAGGCCGCTCCTGAGGGCGGGCACCAGCGCTACGGAGTCCGGTCCTACCTGCACCAGTTTTACGAGGACTGTACCACCTCAATCTGGGAGTATGAGGATGATTTCCAGATCCAGAGATCACCTAACAGGTGGAGCTCAGTATTCTGGAAG gtcGGACTCATCTCCGGCACGGTCTTCGTGATCCTTGGACTGACTGTCCTGGCGGCGGGCTTTCTCGTGCCCCCCAAGATCGAAGCCTTCGGCGAAGCCGATTTTGTGGTGGTCGACACCCATGCCGTCCAGTTTAACAGCGCTCTTGACGTGTGCAAGCTGGCGGGGGCCGTTCTCTTCTGCCTCGGGGGCACGTCCATGGCAGGGTGCCTGCTGATGTCGGTGTTCGCCAAGAGCTACTCCCAAGAAGAAAAGTTCCTTCAGCAGAAGTTTAAAGAGCGAATTGCAGACATCAAGGCCCACGCCCAGCCCATCACAAAAGCTCCGGGCCCGGGGGAAACCAAGATTCCGGTCACTTTGTCCAGGGTTCAAAATGTGCAGCCTGTAGCGGCAACCTGA
- the NRSN1 gene encoding neurensin-1 isoform X1 produces MLSFQLGRMSSCSNICGTKQAQAAPEGGHQRYGVRSYLHQFYEDCTTSIWEYEDDFQIQRSPNRWSSVFWKVGLISGTVFVILGLTVLAAGFLVPPKIEAFGEADFVVVDTHAVQFNSALDVCKLAGAVLFCLGGTSMAGCLLMSVFAKSYSQEEKFLQQKFKERIADIKAHAQPITKAPGPGETKIPVTLSRVQNVQPVAAT; encoded by the exons ATGTTGTCATTCCAGCTGGGAAGGATGAGTTCTTGCAGCAACATCTGTGGCACCAAGCAAGCACAGGCCGCTCCTGAGGGCGGGCACCAGCGCTACGGAGTCCGGTCCTACCTGCACCAGTTTTACGAGGACTGTACCACCTCAATCTGGGAGTATGAGGATGATTTCCAGATCCAGAGATCACCTAACAGGTGGAGCTCAGTATTCTGGAAG gtcGGACTCATCTCCGGCACGGTCTTCGTGATCCTTGGACTGACTGTCCTGGCGGCGGGCTTTCTCGTGCCCCCCAAGATCGAAGCCTTCGGCGAAGCCGATTTTGTGGTGGTCGACACCCATGCCGTCCAGTTTAACAGCGCTCTTGACGTGTGCAAGCTGGCGGGGGCCGTTCTCTTCTGCCTCGGGGGCACGTCCATGGCAGGGTGCCTGCTGATGTCGGTGTTCGCCAAGAGCTACTCCCAAGAAGAAAAGTTCCTTCAGCAGAAGTTTAAAGAGCGAATTGCAGACATCAAGGCCCACGCCCAGCCCATCACAAAAGCTCCGGGCCCGGGGGAAACCAAGATTCCGGTCACTTTGTCCAGGGTTCAAAATGTGCAGCCTGTAGCGGCAACCTGA